From Anomalospiza imberbis isolate Cuckoo-Finch-1a 21T00152 chromosome 14, ASM3175350v1, whole genome shotgun sequence, a single genomic window includes:
- the ITGB1BP2 gene encoding integrin beta-1-binding protein 2, producing MALLCYNKGCGQRFDPEHNAEDSCLYHPGVPIFHDALKGWSCCKKRTTDFSEFLSIKGCTKGFHSKEKPPEPSSQEKTSDEPKAKPVKELIVQGPKSAEKMLRERPSSDEPRQLLPIKVSRSLEQALEKLNMSSEEKTLESSCTGEEAAQVRAGTTCKNAGCKAIYQGPESNTEVCTFHPGIPVFHEGMKYWSCCGIKTTDFSAFMEQPGCSRGCHCWTEKKDKKAVLCRQDWHQTSSQVVVTVYAKNPLPALSSVKANRTVLEAHVIFEGNKIFQAELELWGTIDVDKSFVSMVPAKVEITLCKASPGSWARLELPQSKMQSCGEQEKEAANTEEPGAVQDEDSDDSLSWSEEEDEELEMGTPDLITSSN from the exons ATGGCGTTGCTGTGCTACAACAAGGGCTGCGGGCAGAGGTTTGATCCCGAGCACAACGCCGAGG aTTCCTGCCTGTAtcacccaggtgtccccattTTCCACGATGCCCTGAAG GGCTGGTCTTGTTGCAAGAAACGCACAACGGACTTCTCTGAGTTCCTCTCCATAAAG ggatgcaCAAAGGGGTTTCACAGCAaggagaagccccctgagcctTCCAGCCAAGAGAAGACCTCAGATGAACCAAAGGCCAAACCAGTGAAGGAGCTCATCGTCCAAGGaccaaaatcagctgagaagATGCTGCGGGAAAGACCGAG CTCTGATGAGCCAAGACAACTGCTGCCAATTAAAGTATCCAGGTCTCTGGAGCAGGCACTGGAGAAACTGAACATGTCCTCTGAGGAGAAGACACTCGAGAGCAGTTGTACAG GTGAGGAGGCTGCCCAAGTGAGAGCTGGCACCACGTGCAAGAACGCAGGCTGCAAGGCG ATCTACCAGGGCCCAGAGAGCAACACAGAGGTTTGTACGTTTCATCCTGGCATTCCTGTCTTCCATGAGGG GATGAAGTACTGGAGCTGCTGTGGAATCAAAACCACAGACTTCAGTGCCTTTATGGAGCAGCCGGGCTGCAGCCGTGGGTGTCACTGCTGGACAGAAAAGAAG GACAAGAAGGCGGTGCTGTGCCGGCAGGACTGGCACCAAACCAGCAGCCAGGTGGTGGTGACAGTCTATGCCAAGAaccccctgcctgccctcagCAGCGTGAAGGCCAATCGCACCGTG CTTGAGGCTCATGTCATCTTTGAAGGTAATAAGATTTTCCAGGCAGAACTGGAGCTCTGGGGG ACCATTGATGTAGACAAGAGCTTTGTGAGCATGGTCCCAGCCAAGGTGGAGATCACGCTTTGCaaagccagccctggctcctgggccaggctggagctccCCCAAAGCAAAATGCAGTCCTGTGGTGAGCAAGAGAAGGAAGCTGCAAACACAGAGgagcctggggctgtgcaggatgAGGACTCTGATGACAGCTTGAGCTGGTCcgaggaggaagatgaagagTTGGAGATGGGAACACCAGATTTGATAACATCAAGTAACTGA